Proteins encoded in a region of the Anopheles ziemanni chromosome 2, idAnoZiCoDA_A2_x.2, whole genome shotgun sequence genome:
- the LOC131289244 gene encoding exportin-1, whose translation MALPMIRLEEANQLLDFSKKLDIDLLDNVVSCLYNSTGEQLRLAQTVLTTLKEHPDAWTRVDSILEYSQNQQTKFYALQILEEVIKTRWKILPRNQCEGIKKYVVGLIIKTSQDPAMMEANKVYLNKLNIILVQILKREWPNNWETFISDIVGASKTNETLCQNNMIILKLLSEEVFDFCSGQITQTKAKHLKDTMCSEFAQVFTLCQFVLENSLNAPLISATLETLLKFLNWIPLGYIFETKLIDMLVCRFLTIPMFRNITIKCLSEIAGLQLPNYDHVFVALFKQTMEQFDTMIPPHTNMNQIYMNGSDDEQCFVQNLAMFLCTFLRVHATLVEKRDTMEVVLKALEYLVMISEVEDVEIFKICLEYWNSLTSELYKEAYTSSQRRTFYHKILSKVRYIMISRMAKPEEVLVVENENGEVVREFMKDTNSINLYKNMRETLVYLTHLDYADTERIMTDKLNNQVNGTEFSWKNLNTLCWAIGSISGAFFEDDEKRFLVTVIKELLGLCEHKKGKDNKAIIASNIMYVVGQYPRFLRAHWKFLKTVVNKLFEFMHETHDGVQDMACDTFIKIALKCRRHFVQLQPNESCTFIEEILATMSSIICDLQPQQVHTFYEAVGYMISAQADQVQQDILIEKYMMLPNQVWDDIISQATKNVDILKEMGAVKQLGSILKTNVRACKALGHSYVSQLGRIYLDMLNVYKIMSENITQAISVNGLLINNQPLIKAMHVVKKETLTLISEWIWKSNDPQMAMDNFIPPLMDAVLYDYLRTKVPNAREPLVLSTIASIVNRLQGVFTPEIPTIFDTLFGCTLDMINKNFEDYPQHRTNFYELLQAINMHCFKAFLNIPPDQFKLVFDSIVWAFKHTMRNVADTGLNILMQMLQNLEQHPQAAQSFYQTYYTDILMQVFSVVTDTSHTASLQNHATILAYMFSLVEAGRITVKLGPSDDNVLNIQEYVATLLKSAFSHLTDNQIKIFVTGLFNLDQDVHAFKEHLRDFLIQIKEVTGEDDSDLYLEERENELKKIQEEKRRMLMTVPGMLNPHEMPEDMQDE comes from the exons ATGGCGCTTCCGATGATCCGCCTGGAGGAGGCGAACCAGCTGCTAGACTTCTCCAAGAAACTCGACATCGATCTCTTGGACAATGTCGTGTCCTGCCTGTACAACAGCACCGGTGAGCAGCTGCGGTTGGCACAAACCGTCCTGACGACACTGAAGGAACATCCGGACGCGTGGACTCGTGTGGACAGCATTCTCGAGTACTCGCAGAACCAGCAAACCAAGTTCTACGCCCTGCAGATCCTGGAAGAGGTGATCAAGACACGCTGGAAAATCCTACCCCGCAACCAGTGCGAGGGAATCAAGAAGTACGTGGTCGGGCTGATCATCAAGACGTCGCAGGATCCGGCGATGATGGAGGCGAACAAGGTGTACCTGAACAAGCTGAACATCATTCTGGTTCAGATCCTGAAGCGCGAGTGGCCCAACAACTGGGAGACGTTCATCAGCGACATCGTCGGTGCATCGAAGACGAACGAAACGCTTTGCCAGAACAACATGATCATCCTGAAGCTGCTGAGCGAGGAGGTGTTCGACTTCTGCTCCGGGCAGATTACGCAGACCAAGGCGAAGCACCTGAAGGACACGATGTGCTCGGAGTTCGCCCAGGTGTTCACGCTGTGCCAGTTCGTGCTAGAGAACTCGCTAAATGCCCCGCTCATTTCGGCCACGCTCGAGACGCTGCTAAAGTTTCTCAACTGGATCCCGCTTGGGTACATCTTCGAGACGAAGCTGATCGATATGCTTGTATGTCGGTTCCTCACGATACCGATGTTCCGCAACATCACGATCAAGTGTCTGTCGGAGATCGCGGGCCTGCAGCTGCCGAACTACGATCACGTGTTTGTTGCCTTATTCAAACAAACTATGGAGCAATTCGACACGATGATCCCGCCCCACACCAACATGAACCAGATCTACATGAATGGGTCTGACGACGAGCAGTGCTTCGTGCAGAATCTGGCCATGTTTCTCTGCACCTTCCTGCGGGTGCACGCAACGCTCGTGGAGAAGCGCGACACGATGGAGGTAGTGCTGAAGGCACTCGAGTATCTGGTGATGATCTCCGAAGTCGAGGATGTGGAGATTTTCAAGATCTGTCTCGAGTACTGGAACAGCCTAACCAGCGAGTTGTACAAGGAAGCGTACACCTCCAGCCAGCGGCGCACGTTCTATCACAAGATTCTGTCGAAGGTGCGCTACATCATGATCTCGCGAATGGCCAAGCCGGAGGAGGTACTGGTGGTGGAGAACGAGAACGGTGAGGTGGTGCGCGAGTTCATGAAGGACACGAATAGTATTAACCTGTACAAGAATATGCGCGAAACTTTGGTCTACCTGACGCATCTGGACTACGCTGATACTGAGCGTATCATGACCGATAAGCTGAACAACCAGGTGAACGGTACGGAGTTTTCCTGGAAGAACCTCAACACGCTTTGCTGGGCGATCGGCTCCATCTCCGGGGCGTTCTTCGAGGACGACGAGAAGCGGTTCCTGGTCACCGTCATCAAGGAGCTGCTGGGACTGTGTGAGCACAAGAAAG GCAAGGACAACAAAGCGATCATTGCGTCCAACATCATGTACGTCGTCGGACAGTATCCTCGTTTTCTGCGGGCCCACTGGAAGTTCCTCAAGACGGTCGTGAACAAGCTGTTTGAGTTTATGCACGAAACACACGACGGCGTGCAGGACATGGCCTGTGATACGTTCATCAAGATAGCGCTCAAGTGTCGCCGCCATTTCGTGCAGCTGCAACCGAATGAGTCGTGTACATTCATCGAAGAGATCCTGGCTACGATGAGCAGCATCATTTGTGATCTTCAACCGCAGCAG GTGCACACCTTCTACGAAGCAGTCGGTTACATGATATCCGCCCAGGCAGACCAGGTGCAGCAAGATATTCTGATCGAAAAGTATATGATGCTGCCCAATCAG GTGTGGGACGACATAATTTCACAAGCGACCAAGAACGTGGACATACTGAAGGAGATGGGCGCGGTGAAGCAGCTTGGCAGCATACTTAAGACGAACGTGCGCGCCTGTAAAGCCCTCGGCCACTCGTACGTGTCCCAACTCGGGCGCATCTATCTGGACATGCTGAACGTGTACAAAATCATGTCGGAGAACATTACGCAGGCCATTTCGGTGAACGGTCTACTGATCAACAATCAGCCGCTCATCAAGGCGATGCACGTCGTGAAGAAGGAAACGCTGACGCTGATCTCTGAGTGGATCTGGAAGTCGAACGACCCGCAAATGGCAATGGACAACTTCATTCCACCGCTCATGGACGCCGTGTTGTATGATTATCTG CGTACGAAGGTGCCAAACGCACGGGAACCGCTGGTACTGAGCACGATAGCGTCTATCGTGAACCGGCTTCAGGGTGTGTTCACCCCAGAAATACCGACCATCTTTGACACCCTGTTCGGCTGCACGCTGGACATGATAAACAAGAACTTCGAGGACTATCCGCAACACCGCACGAACTTCTATGAACTGCTCCAGGCGATCAACATGCACTGCTTCAAAGCGTTCCTCAACATTCCGCCCGATCAGTTCAAGCTGGTGTTCGACTCGATTGTGTGGGCCTTCAAGCACACGATGCGGAATGTGGCGGACACCGGTTTGAACATTCTCATGCAG ATGCTCCAAAATCTCGAACAGCATCCCCAGGCGGCGCAAAGCTTCTACCAGACGTACTATACCGACATTCTGATGCAGGTGTTCTCGGTGGTGACGGATACGTCGCACACGGCCAGCCTGCAGAACCACGCGACCATCCTGGCGTACATGTTCTCGCTGGTCGAGGCCGGCCGGATCACGGTGAAGCTCGGCCCGTCGGACGACAACGTGCTCAACATCCAGGAGTACGTCGCGACGCTGCTGAAGTCCGCCTTCAGCCACCTGACCGACAACCAGATCAAGATTTTCGTCACGGGACTGTTCAACCTCGATCAGGATGTGCACGCATTTAAGGAGCATTTACGGGATTTCCTCATCCAAATCAAG GAAGTGACCGGAGAAGATGATTCCGATTTGTACCTGGAGGAACGAGAAAATGAACTGAAAAAGATACAGGAGGAAAAGCGGCGCATGCTGATGACGGTGCCTGGAATGCTGAACCCGCACGAAATGCCCGAAGATATGCAGGACGAGTAA